The following is a genomic window from Vicinamibacterales bacterium.
CGGGATGCCAAACGGCATTGTCAACGCCTTCTCGACCGCCACGTCGAGCGAGACGAACCGCGGGAACCGCGCGTCGTTGCGCCGACCCACCACGTCCCAGTTCTCGTCGATGCGGGTGAACGGGAACCCCGATCGCACTTCGATGAACGGGGACACCGTCATGCGCCAGGGCATCGAGAGGATACCCCAGGCCAGGAACCGGTGCGGGATGTCGGAGCGTGTCGCCCCCCGCTGGTTCTCGATCACCTGGGCAGTCGCGGCGTTCCCTGCCACGGTGTTGAGGTCGTTCAGGTCAGCCGTCGTCTCGGACCGGACGTAGGACATGTAGAACTGGTGCATCCCGTGCGCCGACCGGAAGCCGGCCGTCAGTTCCAGGCTGCGAACGTGGGATTCGCCGTCCGCAGAGAGCCGGAGTTCCCCTTCGGTCGCCGAGGTGACCACCGGTCTGACGACGAGATCGCGGCGCCCAAAACGTTCCTGGTAGACCGCACGGAGCATCCAGGCCGAGGTCAGGGCGTGATCGACTTGCGCGGTCCAGATGAACGCTCGCGGCATCGCCAACGGACCCCTGACGCGGTTGGTGTAGAGACGCCAGGACCCGACGGACCGACTGAATGTATCGAACAGCCGCTCCTGACGGGACTGCTGCTGGTCGAAGATCGACGAGGAGAGGATCGGTTTGTCGCTGAAGACGCCGGCGCTGCCACTGAGCTTCGTCTTGTTGGCGCGCACATCGTAGGCCCAGCCCATCCGCGGCCAGACAGCAACCCCTGGCACGGCCGAACTCGTGTCGAGACGGACGCCGGCATCGAGACGGAAGCCCGGCCGCACACTCCACGCGTCCTGGATGAACAGGCCGACCTCGCGGGCTGATGCGTCGAGCTTGCCTGCTCCCGTGAATTCGACCCGGCGCGCCAGCAAACCGTCACTCCGGAGATAGTCCACGGGCCGTGCCGTCGCGACGCCGTCCACCGTGGCATACGACACCAGACCGCCGCCCTTGAGAAGATGCTCGCCGTGCGCGCCCTTGACGGGCTGCGACCATGTCGCGCTGGCCTCGACCCGGTAGGCCTGGCGGTCGATGCTGAGGTAGTAGCTGCCGAACGTCCGATCGTGGCCGACCTGGTAGGGCCACGATCCGTAGGGCACCATCTCCAGCGCATGGCGCCTGACGTGCACGCGCGCCTCGAGCGTGGAGCCGTTCCCGAGCGCCATGCGATCGAGCACACCGACGCTGATGCCCCCGGTGTGAAGGTCCGGCACGGTCGCCGGCGGTGTGAAGGCGCTCATGCCGAAGTGCTGGACGCGGTCCGGGAAGGCCGCCACCCGTGCGATGATCTGATGCGGCCCCGAGGGCTTGATCTCCAAACGCGTGAACGACGTCCAACTCTGGGTACGGCTGTCGCGCCTGCCCTCGACCGTCTCGAACTGGAATCGCTCCCAGCGGTACTCGAACGACTGCGCAATCCAGACCTTCCCCTTCGCAATGGGCCCGCTCAGACCGACAACCGGATTCCACGACTCGAAACCGGATACGCCGCGGTCCTCCGAGAAGCGAGGCCGCGGGAACAGACCGAACACGTTGAAGCGGAAGGAATCACCCGCGGCTTTCGTGATGACGGTGGTGATGCCGCCGCTGCCAGGTCCGGCTTCGGCGGGCGGGGATGGCGTGTAGACCTTCACCGAGTCGATCGACGTGATGGGCACGGTGAGGCTCGGCTGTCCGGACACCGGATCGGTCTCGCGCATCCGGTCGACGAGCACCGTTCCTTGCGACGCCCGCGCGCCCGACATGCTGATGAGACCATCGGGGCCGCGGACGACGGAGGGGAGGAGCGGCAGCGCCGAGTCGTAGCGCATCCCCTGCACCGGCGCCATCTTGATGATCTCGTTGTCCACCGTGGCCGGCGCACTCGGCTCGGCGACGGTCATCACCCGCGGCACCTGCGCCACCACTTGCGTCTCGGTGGTGAACGCGCT
Proteins encoded in this region:
- a CDS encoding carboxypeptidase regulatory-like domain-containing protein, giving the protein MWRPSTVLLLALFLGVTASASAQTARGRVHGRVLDASGLPLPGVTVMLSHDAGTPLETHTDEVGHYDFQVPFGRYALTAQLEGFGPAVRANLLVSAEPLVVDVVLELSAFTTETQVVAQVPRVMTVAEPSAPATVDNEIIKMAPVQGMRYDSALPLLPSVVRGPDGLISMSGARASQGTVLVDRMRETDPVSGQPSLTVPITSIDSVKVYTPSPPAEAGPGSGGITTVITKAAGDSFRFNVFGLFPRPRFSEDRGVSGFESWNPVVGLSGPIAKGKVWIAQSFEYRWERFQFETVEGRRDSRTQSWTSFTRLEIKPSGPHQIIARVAAFPDRVQHFGMSAFTPPATVPDLHTGGISVGVLDRMALGNGSTLEARVHVRRHALEMVPYGSWPYQVGHDRTFGSYYLSIDRQAYRVEASATWSQPVKGAHGEHLLKGGGLVSYATVDGVATARPVDYLRSDGLLARRVEFTGAGKLDASAREVGLFIQDAWSVRPGFRLDAGVRLDTSSAVPGVAVWPRMGWAYDVRANKTKLSGSAGVFSDKPILSSSIFDQQQSRQERLFDTFSRSVGSWRLYTNRVRGPLAMPRAFIWTAQVDHALTSAWMLRAVYQERFGRRDLVVRPVVTSATEGELRLSADGESHVRSLELTAGFRSAHGMHQFYMSYVRSETTADLNDLNTVAGNAATAQVIENQRGATRSDIPHRFLAWGILSMPWRMTVSPFIEVRSGFPFTRIDENWDVVGRRNDARFPRFVSLDVAVEKALTMPFGIPARLGLKVFNITGRNNGRSIQRDVERADFGRTYDPIRRQLRGTLEIAWSR